Proteins from a genomic interval of Medicago truncatula cultivar Jemalong A17 chromosome 3, MtrunA17r5.0-ANR, whole genome shotgun sequence:
- the LOC120579497 gene encoding uncharacterized protein, whose protein sequence is MVQEGGTYQLENAIVGFNESPYKATSHKHKLSMMHNSTFTKVHLPAIPMNVFEFNPFNEILSSTVEEVSTDVIGHVIERGDIRETEKDGRKSRVIDLTLEDLENNCLHCSLWGEHADKIVTFFGNHDNDTPTILILQFCKTRMYLGAMGIANAFNGTKLILNGDLPDVAVYMTR, encoded by the exons ATGGTTCAAGAAGGGGGTACATATCAGCTTGAAAATGCAATTGTAGGTTTTAATGAAAGTCCTTATAAGGCAACTTCACACAAACATAAGCTTAGTATGATGCACAATTCAACTTTTACCAAAGTACACTTGCCTGCTATCCCTATGAACGTTTTTGAGTTCAATCCATTCAATGAAATTCTCTCTTCAACTGTCGAGGAAGTATCTACGG ATGTTATTGGTCATGTAATTGAAAGAGGTGATATAAGGGAAACTGAAAAGGACGGAAGGAAAAGCAGGGTTATTGATCTCACTTTAGAAGATCTTGA aAACAACTGCTTGCATTGCTCTCTTTGGGGTGAACATGCTGACAAAATTGTGACCTTTTTTGGCAACCATGACAACGACACACCTACTATATTGATATTGCAGTTTTGCAAGACACGCATGTATTTAG gtGCTATGGGAATTGCTAATGCCTTTAATGGGACTAAGCTGATACTTAATGGCGATTTGCCTGATGTCGCTGTGTACATGACACGGTAa